Proteins from a genomic interval of Bacteroidota bacterium:
- the uxaC gene encoding glucuronate isomerase, with amino-acid sequence MVNEFITENFLLENDIAVELYNRFAKHQPIFDYHCHVPPKEIADDRRFENMTQIWLAGDHYKWRAMRASGISERFITGDSSEWEKFLAWAKTVPKTIRNPLYHWTHMELKRPFGVSDVLLNETTAKSVWERCNARLAEKEFSTRGIIKQMNVELICTTDDPIDSLEYHQQLKNDASFTVRVLPAFRADMAMNIERGSAFFAYVEKLGAAADIHITSYQKLLDALKKRHEFFHSQGCRLSDRGLETVYVEQYTDNEIQNIFVRAMSSELLDSNSILKFKSAVLFELCLMDHTAGWVQQFHLGAMRNTNPKMFRELGPDTGYDSIGDFSIAQPLAKLFGKLVSRDALAKTIVYNLNPADNEALASMIGSFQDGIIPGKIQYGSAWWFLDQKDGIEKQLNSLSNMGLLSQFVGMLTDSRSFLSYPRHDYFRRILCNVLGTEMKSGLIPKDMDLVGGIVADICYYNAYRYFNFINDNKTPSI; translated from the coding sequence ATGGTAAACGAATTTATTACTGAAAACTTTCTTCTTGAGAACGACATCGCTGTGGAGTTGTATAATCGGTTTGCAAAACATCAACCGATTTTTGACTACCACTGTCATGTTCCTCCAAAAGAGATTGCTGATGATCGGCGTTTTGAGAATATGACTCAAATCTGGTTAGCGGGCGACCATTACAAATGGCGAGCAATGCGTGCGAGTGGCATCTCAGAACGATTTATTACCGGCGATTCATCAGAGTGGGAGAAATTTCTTGCTTGGGCGAAGACTGTCCCGAAAACAATTCGAAATCCTCTTTACCATTGGACACACATGGAACTCAAACGTCCTTTTGGCGTATCCGATGTCCTTCTTAACGAGACTACTGCAAAGAGTGTTTGGGAAAGATGCAATGCACGTTTGGCTGAAAAGGAATTTTCAACGCGTGGCATTATCAAACAAATGAATGTCGAACTCATTTGCACAACCGACGACCCGATTGACTCCCTTGAATATCATCAACAACTAAAAAATGATGCTTCATTTACTGTTCGTGTGCTGCCTGCATTTCGTGCCGATATGGCAATGAACATTGAGCGTGGTTCAGCATTCTTTGCTTATGTTGAAAAACTTGGTGCTGCAGCAGACATTCATATTACCTCTTACCAGAAATTATTAGATGCTTTGAAGAAACGTCACGAATTTTTCCATTCACAGGGTTGCCGGCTTTCAGATCGTGGACTTGAAACAGTGTACGTAGAGCAGTACACAGATAATGAAATTCAAAACATTTTTGTCCGTGCAATGTCTAGTGAATTACTTGATTCGAATTCTATCCTAAAATTTAAATCAGCAGTTCTGTTTGAATTATGTCTTATGGACCACACAGCGGGTTGGGTTCAACAGTTTCATTTGGGGGCAATGCGTAATACAAACCCAAAGATGTTCCGTGAGCTCGGGCCAGACACGGGATACGATTCAATCGGTGATTTTTCGATCGCTCAACCACTTGCAAAGCTATTCGGTAAACTTGTCAGTCGAGATGCGTTGGCAAAAACAATCGTTTACAATTTGAATCCTGCAGACAACGAAGCGCTTGCATCGATGATCGGTAGTTTTCAGGATGGTATCATACCTGGCAAAATTCAATACGGCAGCGCTTGGTGGTTTCTGGATCAGAAAGATGGAATCGAAAAACAGCTTAATTCCTTATCTAATATGGGTTTACTAAGTCAGTTTGTCGGAATGCTGACCGATTCTCGAAGTTTTTTGTCTTATCCTCGGCACGATTATTTCCGCCGTATCCTATGTAACGTTTTAGGCACAGAGATGAAATCTGGTTTAATTCCAAAAGATATGGATTTAGTTGGCGGAATAGTCGCAGATATATGTTATTATAATGCCTACCGATATTTCAATTTTATCAACGATAACAAAACTCCTTCAATATAG